From a single Serratia surfactantfaciens genomic region:
- a CDS encoding AsmA family protein yields MTRTGKVFSWLGGIVLLAIAALAIFIATFDWNRLKPTINDKVSAELRRPFAIRGDLGVDWSRNPDEGGWRAWVPWPHIHAEDVWLGNPKNMPGDSMVTLQRVDASIAPLALLGKELLIPRIWLKQPNASLQRLANGDNNWTFDLAAGQDPQQPPSDWSFTVHDIVFDKGQIAFKDAILKADFRAVIDPLGKPLPFSEVTGKQDGGKAVTPDYVFGWQVKGKYNGEPLSGSGKIGGMLSLQSANLPFPLQADVRSGSTRVVVAGTLSDPLNLGGLDVQLKFSGESLGNLYGLTGVLLPNTPPYATDGHLSARLHQPGGAVFEYQKFDGKIGDSDIHGDLKYVAGKPRPTLSGAVNSRQLRLADLAPLIGADSNAAKAGRGEKSRQPADKVLPVEQFDTQSWRKMDADVKFAAARIERGSDLPLSDLATHLKLNNGELRLDPLRFGMAGGSMNAIVRLDGSKKPMRGQVDMHARKLQLKQLLPNVEAMKRSLGQMNGDARLAGSGNSVAELLATSNGDLRLLINNGVISRSLMEILGLNVGNYLVAQLFGDDVVGINCAAADVGIRSGVAAPRLFVFDTENAVINITGNTNFATERLDLSIDPESKGMRVLTLRSPLYVKGTFKHPDAGVKAGPLIARGAAAVALGAVLTPAAALLALVSPSEGGEENQCGQILREMKGKK; encoded by the coding sequence ATGACAAGAACAGGAAAGGTTTTCAGCTGGCTGGGCGGCATTGTGCTGCTGGCGATCGCCGCACTGGCGATCTTCATCGCCACCTTCGACTGGAATCGACTCAAGCCCACCATCAACGACAAAGTGTCGGCCGAACTGCGGCGGCCATTCGCCATCCGGGGCGATCTGGGCGTCGACTGGTCGCGCAATCCGGATGAGGGCGGCTGGCGCGCCTGGGTGCCCTGGCCGCATATCCATGCCGAAGATGTGTGGCTGGGTAATCCGAAAAACATGCCCGGCGACAGCATGGTGACGCTGCAGCGCGTCGACGCCAGCATTGCACCGCTGGCGTTGCTGGGGAAAGAACTGCTGATCCCGCGCATCTGGCTCAAGCAGCCGAATGCCTCGTTGCAACGCCTGGCCAACGGCGACAATAACTGGACGTTTGACCTGGCCGCCGGTCAGGATCCGCAGCAACCGCCTTCCGACTGGTCGTTCACCGTTCACGACATCGTGTTCGACAAGGGGCAGATCGCCTTTAAAGACGCCATCCTGAAGGCGGATTTCCGCGCCGTTATCGATCCGCTCGGCAAACCGCTGCCGTTCAGTGAAGTGACCGGCAAACAGGACGGCGGCAAGGCCGTGACACCGGATTACGTTTTCGGCTGGCAGGTGAAAGGCAAATATAACGGCGAGCCGTTGAGCGGCAGCGGCAAGATAGGCGGCATGCTGTCGTTGCAGAGCGCCAACTTGCCGTTCCCGCTGCAGGCCGATGTGCGCTCCGGCAGCACCCGGGTGGTGGTGGCGGGCACCTTGTCCGATCCGCTGAACCTCGGCGGCCTGGACGTGCAGCTGAAATTTTCCGGCGAAAGCCTGGGCAACCTGTATGGCCTGACCGGCGTGTTGCTGCCGAATACGCCGCCGTATGCGACCGATGGCCATCTGAGCGCCCGTCTGCATCAGCCGGGCGGCGCCGTGTTCGAGTATCAGAAATTCGATGGCAAAATCGGCGACAGCGATATTCACGGCGATTTGAAATACGTTGCCGGCAAACCGCGGCCGACGCTGAGCGGAGCGGTGAACTCCCGGCAGCTGAGATTGGCGGATTTGGCGCCGCTGATCGGCGCGGACTCCAACGCCGCCAAAGCCGGGCGCGGCGAGAAGAGCCGCCAGCCGGCGGACAAGGTGCTGCCGGTTGAACAGTTCGATACGCAAAGCTGGCGCAAGATGGATGCGGACGTGAAATTCGCCGCCGCGCGCATCGAGCGCGGCAGCGATTTGCCGCTGAGCGATCTGGCTACGCATCTGAAGTTGAACAACGGCGAACTGCGTCTGGATCCGCTGCGCTTCGGCATGGCGGGCGGCAGTATGAACGCCATCGTGCGCCTCGACGGCAGTAAAAAGCCGATGCGCGGCCAGGTGGATATGCATGCGCGCAAACTTCAGCTCAAACAGCTGTTGCCGAACGTGGAAGCGATGAAGCGCAGCCTCGGGCAGATGAACGGCGACGCCAGGCTGGCGGGCAGCGGCAATTCGGTGGCTGAACTGCTGGCGACCAGCAACGGCGATCTGCGCCTGTTGATCAATAACGGGGTGATCAGCCGCAGCCTGATGGAGATCCTCGGCCTGAACGTCGGCAACTATCTGGTGGCGCAGCTGTTCGGTGACGACGTGGTGGGCATCAACTGCGCGGCGGCAGACGTCGGCATCCGCAGCGGCGTCGCCGCGCCGCGTCTGTTCGTGTTCGACACCGAGAATGCGGTGATCAACATCACCGGCAACACCAATTTCGCCACCGAACGGCTGGATTTGTCCATCGATCCGGAAAGCAAGGGCATGCGCGTGCTGACCCTGCGCTCGCCGCTTTACGTGAAAGGCACCTTCAAGCACCCGGACGCCGGGGTCAAAGCCGGGCCGCTGATTGCTCGCGGTGCGGCGGCGGTGGCCTTGGGGGCGGTGCTGACGCCGGCGGCGGCGCTGCTGGCGCTGGTCTCGCCCAGTGAAGGCGGCGAGGAGAACCAGTGCGGGCAGATCCTGCGGGAGATGAAAGGCAAAAAATAG
- the pdeH gene encoding cyclic-guanylate-specific phosphodiesterase, which translates to MITNLISGLLAPCFALYACAKSRRYWRQCRRLYTFQPIYRTSGALLAVELLTAVYHPNEPDKRQSPEHYFASLDVAQRLRVIQEQLALLQRWQALFIRHAVMVSVNIDGIALQALQRHSALQRQIAEMPYLRFELVEHAETASNRPLQQIVGGERLWLDDFGSGLANFSAVGAWRYQYIKVARELFTLLKQSEEGVQLLGTLIKMMNQHSDGVIVEGVETEQEWRLVQRSGALAAQGYYLSRPACFETLHSVPTLFAAPGASA; encoded by the coding sequence CCCTGTTTTGCCCTCTATGCCTGCGCTAAATCGCGGCGCTACTGGCGGCAATGCCGGCGCTTGTATACCTTCCAGCCGATTTATCGCACCAGCGGCGCGCTGCTGGCGGTGGAACTGTTGACGGCGGTGTATCACCCGAATGAGCCGGACAAACGGCAATCCCCGGAGCACTATTTTGCCTCGCTCGACGTCGCTCAGCGTTTGCGGGTGATCCAGGAACAGTTGGCGTTGCTGCAGCGTTGGCAGGCGTTGTTCATTCGCCACGCGGTGATGGTGTCGGTCAATATCGACGGCATCGCGCTGCAAGCGTTGCAGCGCCATAGCGCGTTGCAACGGCAGATCGCCGAGATGCCCTATCTGCGTTTCGAGTTGGTGGAGCACGCAGAAACGGCATCAAACCGCCCGCTGCAGCAGATCGTCGGCGGTGAACGGCTGTGGTTGGACGATTTCGGCAGCGGGCTGGCCAACTTCTCCGCCGTTGGCGCCTGGCGTTATCAATACATCAAGGTGGCGCGCGAGCTGTTCACCTTGCTCAAGCAGTCGGAAGAGGGCGTGCAACTGCTCGGCACCCTGATCAAGATGATGAACCAGCACAGCGATGGGGTGATCGTCGAAGGCGTGGAAACCGAACAGGAGTGGCGGCTGGTGCAGCGTTCCGGCGCGCTGGCCGCGCAGGGCTACTACCTCTCTCGCCCGGCGTGTTTTGAAACCCTGCACAGCGTACCGACGCTGTTCGCCGCGCCCGGCGCGTCGGCGTGA